One Janthinobacterium sp. TB1-E2 genomic region harbors:
- a CDS encoding Kdo hydroxylase family protein, translated as MSKLIDISLDRWDASGSTAQQAAAQQALEDGQVLLLPALGFPLRQEEHALLNGAMGSASSAKNISWEPVRGVRGHGDAYDATLLAALMQRYARHTQRLLAGLLPGYCLHLQQGKGSFRPVEIAGRVTSWRKDDTRLHVDSFPSSPTQGRRILRVFTNIHPRDAPRVWKLGAPFEQVAQHFLPVAKRPQPVLAALLQWLRVTKSRRTAYDHYMLQLHDAMKADLGYQAQVEQHTHAFAPGQTWIVFSDAVSHAALRGQHALEQTWLLPVRAMAAPHKSPLAILERQLQRPLA; from the coding sequence ATGAGCAAACTCATCGATATTTCCCTGGACCGGTGGGACGCCAGCGGCAGCACCGCGCAGCAGGCGGCGGCGCAGCAGGCACTCGAAGATGGGCAGGTGCTGCTGCTGCCCGCGCTGGGCTTTCCCCTGCGGCAGGAAGAGCATGCGCTGCTGAACGGCGCCATGGGTAGCGCCAGCAGCGCCAAGAACATCAGCTGGGAGCCGGTGCGCGGCGTGCGCGGCCATGGCGACGCCTACGATGCGACCCTGCTGGCCGCGCTGATGCAGCGCTATGCGCGGCACACGCAGCGCCTGCTGGCCGGCTTGCTGCCTGGCTATTGCCTCCATCTGCAGCAAGGCAAAGGCAGCTTTCGTCCCGTGGAAATCGCCGGCCGCGTAACTTCCTGGCGCAAGGACGATACGCGCCTGCACGTCGACAGCTTTCCCTCCTCGCCCACGCAGGGCCGGCGCATCCTGCGCGTGTTCACCAACATCCATCCGCGCGACGCACCCCGCGTGTGGAAACTGGGCGCGCCATTCGAGCAGGTCGCGCAGCATTTCCTGCCTGTCGCGAAACGTCCGCAACCGGTGCTGGCGGCCCTGCTGCAATGGCTGCGCGTCACCAAGTCGCGGCGCACGGCCTACGATCACTACATGCTGCAGCTGCACGACGCCATGAAGGCCGACCTCGGCTACCAGGCGCAGGTGGAACAGCACACGCATGCGTTTGCGCCGGGCCAGACGTGGATCGTCTTCAGCGACGCCGTATCGCACGCGGCCCTGCGGGGACAGCATGCGCTGGAGCAAACCTGGCTGCTGCCCGTGCGCGCCATGGCCGCTCCGCACAAGTCGCCGCTGGCCATCCTCGAGCGCCAGTTGCAACGTCCGCTGGCCTAG
- a CDS encoding FUSC family protein, whose protein sequence is MTPATATTPIDGPLPRAARWLALALQDWRATEGERWIYVGKTLIAAFCALWLAYRLGLDSPSTAMTTTIILALPSSGMVLEKSFYRLCGTLLGCTAALTLIGLFPQQPVLLFAGLALWVGLCTSGSALHRNAQSYVYVLAGYTACMIVLPAIEQPMQVFSLAVTRVAEVSLGIICSAAVSSVLLPRHQGTQVMRTVQARYGKFLTFCQDVLQQKLTPAQVELTHLQFAADVAALELGRSAALFEVTSKVSHVRAQNRKLHAFNATFMTALTTFYTFHRLFDRLQRDGETQVMQACAPLYAIVAEALQATPSQDSLDTMQRHLQTALGQARADIDGAAIAHAQRIDFDTVCELLERFARDMSRFHEVYFSLVHDTPLDVSTPQAYAPKTPPALVLASGARAGISLALLALGAYFLAWPYASTAMLMAAVFCALASSSPRPIMMIRQVLAGFLIAMPLSLVCVYFVLVHGDGFPMLVLSFAPFLAVGLYLMTNPAKLGVGLGVSTFITQMAPTNVMHVDGAAFLNTGMALIVGLMLAALVFAVLLPEHTMGHKDHIGRALWREALHACTAPARRVKHRFDNRVRDLLSQLNAAAGPAPGEATRAVVRQALTLLEIGHSVIELRELIATARPGATRHALQQCVDHIAGWLRTRSDTALQAALAATLQAGAVVRTAQTEADATGERSARLQTALADLHSIYTSLLDHMAPGAGDHHAA, encoded by the coding sequence ATGACGCCAGCCACAGCAACAACACCTATAGACGGCCCCCTGCCCCGGGCGGCCCGCTGGCTGGCGCTGGCGCTGCAGGACTGGCGCGCGACGGAAGGCGAACGCTGGATCTACGTCGGCAAGACCCTGATCGCCGCGTTCTGCGCGCTGTGGCTGGCTTACCGCCTGGGCCTCGATTCGCCGAGCACGGCGATGACCACCACCATCATCCTGGCCCTGCCCAGCAGCGGCATGGTGCTGGAAAAAAGCTTTTACCGCCTGTGCGGCACCCTGCTCGGCTGCACAGCCGCACTGACCCTGATCGGCCTGTTCCCGCAGCAGCCCGTGCTGCTGTTCGCCGGCCTGGCCCTGTGGGTGGGCCTGTGCACGAGCGGCTCGGCCCTGCACCGCAACGCCCAGTCATATGTGTACGTGCTGGCCGGCTACACGGCCTGCATGATCGTGCTGCCCGCCATCGAGCAGCCGATGCAGGTCTTCTCGCTGGCCGTCACGCGCGTGGCTGAAGTGAGCCTGGGCATCATCTGCTCGGCAGCCGTCTCCAGCGTGCTGCTGCCGCGCCACCAGGGCACGCAGGTGATGCGCACGGTGCAGGCGCGCTACGGCAAATTCCTCACCTTTTGCCAGGACGTGCTGCAGCAAAAACTCACGCCGGCGCAAGTGGAACTGACGCATCTGCAATTTGCCGCTGACGTGGCGGCACTGGAACTGGGCCGCTCGGCCGCCCTGTTCGAAGTGACGAGCAAGGTCAGTCACGTGCGTGCGCAAAACCGCAAGCTGCACGCCTTCAACGCCACCTTCATGACGGCGCTGACGACTTTCTATACCTTCCACCGCCTGTTCGACCGCCTGCAGCGCGATGGCGAGACGCAGGTCATGCAGGCCTGCGCGCCCCTGTACGCCATCGTCGCCGAAGCGCTGCAAGCGACGCCTTCGCAAGACTCGCTCGACACCATGCAGCGGCATCTGCAAACGGCGCTGGGCCAGGCGCGCGCGGACATCGATGGCGCGGCCATCGCGCATGCGCAGCGCATCGATTTCGACACCGTGTGCGAATTGCTCGAGCGCTTCGCGCGCGACATGAGCCGCTTTCACGAAGTGTATTTCAGCCTCGTGCACGACACGCCGCTGGACGTGAGCACGCCGCAGGCATATGCGCCGAAGACGCCGCCCGCACTGGTGCTTGCCAGCGGCGCGCGCGCCGGCATCAGCCTGGCCCTGCTGGCGCTGGGCGCCTACTTCCTCGCCTGGCCCTACGCCAGCACGGCGATGCTGATGGCGGCCGTGTTCTGCGCGCTGGCCTCGTCCTCGCCGCGCCCGATCATGATGATCCGCCAGGTGCTGGCGGGCTTTTTGATCGCCATGCCGCTGTCGCTCGTCTGCGTGTATTTCGTGCTGGTGCACGGCGACGGCTTCCCCATGCTGGTGCTCAGTTTTGCGCCGTTTCTCGCCGTCGGCCTGTACCTGATGACGAATCCGGCCAAGCTGGGCGTGGGCCTGGGCGTGTCGACCTTCATCACGCAGATGGCGCCGACGAATGTGATGCATGTCGATGGCGCGGCTTTCCTTAACACGGGCATGGCCCTGATCGTGGGACTGATGCTGGCCGCCCTCGTGTTTGCCGTGCTGCTGCCCGAGCACACGATGGGCCACAAGGACCACATCGGCCGTGCCCTGTGGCGCGAAGCGCTGCATGCGTGCACGGCGCCCGCGCGCCGTGTCAAACACCGTTTCGACAACCGCGTGCGCGACCTGCTCAGCCAGCTCAATGCGGCGGCCGGCCCGGCGCCGGGCGAAGCCACGCGCGCCGTCGTGCGCCAGGCATTGACCCTGCTGGAAATCGGCCACTCCGTGATCGAACTGCGCGAACTGATCGCCACCGCCCGGCCGGGCGCCACGCGCCACGCGCTGCAGCAGTGCGTGGACCACATCGCCGGCTGGCTGCGCACGCGCAGCGATACGGCACTGCAGGCGGCGCTGGCGGCCACCCTGCAGGCGGGCGCCGTGGTGCGCACGGCCCAGACGGAAGCCGATGCCACCGGCGAGCGCAGCGCGCGCCTGCAGACGGCGCTGGCCGACCTGCACTCGATCTATACCTCATTGCTCGACCACATGGCGCCTGGCGCCGGAGACCACCATGCCGCGTGA
- a CDS encoding DUF2244 domain-containing protein: protein MPRDHSREQPQWLLARHSALTARQLLRAYGLLCLFSLVIAAAFALRGLWYIPVFSFVELGLVATALLHYLRHARDYEHIALRDGELIIEQVSGGHCRRHHFAPWRTRIAMPQGPRQLIHINDMYDATRHVAVGVFATPERRRQVAQELGALLPPYLGP, encoded by the coding sequence ATGCCACGCGATCACTCGCGCGAGCAGCCGCAATGGCTGCTGGCGCGCCACAGTGCCTTGACGGCGCGCCAGTTGCTGCGCGCCTATGGCTTGCTATGCCTGTTTTCCCTCGTCATTGCCGCCGCCTTTGCGCTGCGCGGCCTCTGGTACATTCCCGTCTTTTCGTTCGTTGAACTGGGCTTGGTGGCCACCGCCCTGCTGCATTACCTGCGCCACGCGCGCGACTATGAACACATCGCCCTGCGCGATGGCGAGCTGATCATCGAACAGGTCAGCGGCGGGCATTGCCGGCGCCACCACTTTGCGCCGTGGCGCACGCGCATCGCCATGCCGCAAGGGCCGCGCCAATTGATACACATCAACGATATGTATGATGCTACCCGGCACGTGGCGGTGGGCGTCTTCGCCACGCCGGAACGGCGCCGGCAAGTGGCGCAGGAACTGGGCGCGTTGCTGCCGCCCTATTTGGGCCCGTAA
- a CDS encoding DUF4148 domain-containing protein, with amino-acid sequence MQAKSLIAALFAVTTATSAFAQSAAPATTGQQLSREQVTAEYVRARNAGEIATSEVDYPKTPATAASQVTREQVMAEFYAARKAGLIPQTEADFDVAQTAKHVVQ; translated from the coding sequence ATGCAAGCCAAATCCCTTATCGCAGCATTGTTTGCCGTCACCACCGCCACCTCGGCTTTCGCCCAAAGCGCCGCGCCTGCCACCACGGGCCAGCAATTGTCGCGCGAACAAGTCACGGCCGAATACGTCCGTGCCCGCAACGCCGGCGAAATCGCCACCAGCGAAGTCGACTACCCGAAAACACCGGCCACCGCCGCCAGCCAGGTGACGCGCGAGCAAGTCATGGCCGAGTTCTACGCCGCCCGCAAGGCTGGCCTGATCCCGCAAACGGAAGCGGACTTTGACGTCGCGCAAACGGCAAAACACGTCGTGCAATAA
- a CDS encoding DUF1656 domain-containing protein codes for MPREFALFGILIPTLLPLFLLSIALQTLLDRVLGWLGVYRMVWHPSLARLCIFIAIFGALALSLYK; via the coding sequence ATGCCGCGTGAATTCGCCCTGTTCGGAATTCTGATTCCTACCCTGCTGCCCCTGTTCCTCCTCAGCATAGCCCTGCAAACCCTGCTCGACCGCGTGCTGGGCTGGCTGGGCGTGTACCGCATGGTGTGGCACCCGTCGCTGGCGCGGCTGTGCATCTTCATCGCCATCTTCGGCGCGCTGGCGCTATCGCTTTACAAATAA
- a CDS encoding MarR family winged helix-turn-helix transcriptional regulator, with the protein MTAFDATAKRLQNIRTRMPGFPMELMRLLRMTYHIQKGMKDLTNAALKKHDLVDASYMVLAVLYGTDDETSNACTLGMACHEKPANLTRVCNDLETRGLIHRGTRPGDRRSVMISLTDKGRALIETALPDVYQETSALYEGFTEEELQVLDKLYMRQLRNLNNLNNQN; encoded by the coding sequence ATGACCGCTTTTGACGCCACCGCCAAGCGGCTGCAAAACATCCGCACGCGCATGCCAGGCTTCCCCATGGAACTGATGCGCCTGTTGCGCATGACGTACCACATTCAAAAAGGCATGAAGGACCTGACCAACGCCGCGCTGAAAAAGCACGACCTGGTCGATGCCAGCTACATGGTGCTGGCCGTGCTGTACGGCACGGACGACGAAACCTCGAACGCCTGCACCCTGGGCATGGCCTGCCATGAAAAGCCGGCCAACCTGACGCGCGTGTGCAACGACCTGGAAACGCGCGGCCTGATCCACCGCGGCACGCGCCCCGGCGACCGCCGCTCCGTGATGATCTCGCTGACCGACAAGGGCCGCGCGCTGATCGAAACGGCGCTGCCCGACGTGTACCAGGAAACCTCGGCCCTGTACGAAGGGTTCACGGAAGAAGAGCTGCAAGTGCTCGACAAGCTGTACATGCGCCAGCTGCGCAATTTGAACAATCTCAACAACCAGAACTGA
- a CDS encoding CYTH and CHAD domain-containing protein gives MEIELKLLLAQQDVSRLRAHPLLAQSTQGEPQLLRMHDIYVDTPDLQLCRHQAGLRVRQVDGRWVQTLKAGGTVSGGLHSRHEWEGEVPGPQPDLAALDSVIGRKQPIRALLRQDAIRDALRPVFTTRMERTVWQLRTPQGDEIECVLDQGVIESGADGADGAARSVPVSEIELELKQGQASSLFDVALALLQDVPLQLGHMSKAERGYRLAASHPLQAVKAQPLRLDDGMTVQQAFIAICGNCLEQVSGNQGGVAGGEDVESVHQMRVGLRRLRSALGMFKSLLVLPDALKGELEWLGGALGEARDWDVLAGNTLAQLDGEAATDAAALAEAAHAQARIKHELAAQAVISARYTACMLGLQRWLQARAWRDSCSARQLRRLDARVSPFARATLRKDQRRLMQRGKRLLHATPQQRHRVRIAAKKTRYATEFFASLFAGRAVHPYVGRLSALQDELGWLNDVQVADRLLQELPEVPAGQTGQTDQSAQDRLRLHAAFVRGYLAARAQAQGSDGRMHKAWRRFKAVRLPA, from the coding sequence ATGGAAATTGAATTGAAATTGTTGCTGGCACAGCAAGATGTATCGCGTTTGCGCGCGCACCCGCTGCTGGCGCAATCCACGCAAGGTGAGCCGCAACTGCTGCGGATGCACGATATCTATGTCGACACACCCGATCTGCAGCTGTGCCGCCACCAGGCCGGCTTGCGCGTGCGCCAGGTGGACGGCCGCTGGGTGCAAACCCTGAAGGCGGGCGGCACGGTCAGCGGCGGCTTGCACAGCCGCCACGAATGGGAGGGCGAGGTGCCGGGGCCGCAACCGGACCTGGCCGCGCTCGACTCGGTCATCGGCCGCAAGCAGCCCATCCGCGCGCTGCTGCGCCAGGACGCCATCCGCGACGCCTTGCGGCCCGTGTTTACCACGCGCATGGAGCGCACCGTATGGCAGTTGCGCACGCCGCAGGGCGACGAGATCGAATGCGTGCTGGACCAGGGTGTCATTGAAAGCGGCGCGGATGGCGCCGATGGTGCCGCGCGCAGCGTGCCCGTCAGCGAGATCGAACTGGAATTGAAGCAGGGCCAGGCGTCCAGCCTGTTCGACGTGGCGCTGGCCCTGCTGCAAGACGTGCCGCTGCAGCTGGGCCACATGAGCAAGGCGGAGCGCGGTTACCGGCTGGCCGCATCGCATCCCTTGCAAGCCGTCAAGGCGCAGCCTTTGCGGCTCGATGACGGCATGACGGTGCAGCAAGCCTTCATCGCTATCTGCGGCAATTGCCTCGAGCAGGTGAGCGGCAACCAGGGTGGCGTGGCGGGAGGCGAGGACGTGGAAAGCGTGCACCAGATGCGCGTGGGCCTGCGCCGTCTGCGCTCGGCGCTGGGCATGTTCAAGTCGCTGCTGGTGCTGCCGGACGCCTTGAAGGGCGAACTCGAGTGGCTGGGCGGCGCGCTGGGCGAGGCGCGCGACTGGGATGTGTTGGCGGGCAATACCCTGGCGCAGCTCGATGGCGAGGCGGCCACGGATGCGGCGGCGCTGGCGGAGGCGGCGCACGCGCAGGCGCGCATCAAGCACGAACTGGCTGCCCAGGCCGTCATCTCGGCGCGCTACACGGCCTGCATGCTGGGATTGCAGCGCTGGCTGCAGGCGCGCGCCTGGCGCGATAGCTGTTCCGCGCGCCAATTGCGGCGCCTGGATGCGCGCGTTTCGCCATTTGCCCGTGCCACCCTGCGCAAGGACCAGCGCCGCCTGATGCAGCGCGGCAAGCGCCTGCTGCATGCGACGCCGCAGCAGCGCCACCGGGTGCGCATCGCGGCCAAGAAGACGCGCTATGCGACGGAATTTTTTGCCTCGCTGTTTGCGGGTCGGGCCGTGCATCCGTATGTGGGGCGGCTGTCGGCCTTGCAGGATGAACTGGGCTGGCTCAACGACGTGCAGGTGGCCGACCGGCTGCTGCAGGAATTGCCCGAAGTTCCGGCTGGCCAGACCGGCCAGACTGACCAGTCGGCCCAGGACCGGTTGCGGCTGCATGCTGCCTTCGTGCGCGGCTATCTGGCGGCGCGCGCGCAGGCGCAAGGCAGCGATGGCCGTATGCACAAGGCCTGGCGGCGCTTCAAGGCGGTCCGCTTGCCGGCCTGA
- the mgrA gene encoding L-glyceraldehyde 3-phosphate reductase, producing MTYHAAENRYDSMQYRICGRSGLKLPLLSLGLWHNFGDSNNLASQRDMLRTAFDLGITHFDLANNYGPPYGSAESNFGKLLRDDFLPYRDELIISTKAGWDMWPGPYGQGGGSRKYVLASLDQSLRRLGLDYVDIFYSHRYDADTPLEETMGALATAVQQGKALYVGLSSYSPQKTAEAAALLKEWKVPCLIHQPAYNMLNRWIEEDGLLDTLQQEGMGCITFTALAQGLLSDKYLDGVPQDARVNRPGGGSLMQQHLSADNLARVRALNQIAAQRGQTLAQMALAWVLRDPRVTSTLIGASSSAQIRENVAALQQLSFTADELAAIDVQAREGHINLWEGPSRAT from the coding sequence ATGACCTACCACGCCGCCGAGAACCGCTACGACAGCATGCAATACCGCATCTGCGGGCGCAGCGGGCTGAAACTGCCGCTGCTGTCCCTGGGACTGTGGCATAACTTTGGCGACAGCAACAATCTGGCTTCGCAGCGCGACATGCTGCGCACGGCGTTCGACCTGGGCATCACGCATTTCGACCTGGCCAATAACTACGGCCCGCCGTATGGCAGCGCGGAAAGCAATTTCGGCAAGCTGCTGCGCGACGATTTTCTGCCCTATCGCGATGAGCTGATCATTTCCACCAAGGCGGGCTGGGACATGTGGCCGGGCCCGTACGGCCAGGGCGGCGGTTCGCGCAAATACGTGCTGGCCAGCCTGGACCAGAGCTTGCGGCGCCTGGGTCTCGATTACGTCGACATCTTTTACTCGCACCGTTACGACGCCGACACGCCGCTGGAAGAAACCATGGGCGCGCTGGCCACCGCCGTGCAGCAGGGCAAGGCGCTGTACGTGGGCCTGTCGTCGTATTCGCCGCAAAAGACGGCCGAGGCGGCCGCCCTGCTGAAGGAATGGAAAGTGCCGTGTCTGATCCACCAGCCTGCCTACAACATGCTCAACCGCTGGATCGAGGAAGACGGCTTGCTCGACACCCTGCAGCAGGAAGGCATGGGCTGCATCACGTTCACGGCCCTGGCGCAGGGGCTGCTCAGCGACAAGTACCTCGATGGCGTGCCGCAGGATGCGCGCGTCAACCGGCCCGGCGGCGGCTCGCTGATGCAACAGCATCTGAGCGCGGACAACCTGGCCCGCGTGCGCGCCCTGAACCAGATCGCCGCGCAGCGTGGGCAAACCCTCGCGCAGATGGCGCTGGCCTGGGTGCTGCGCGATCCCCGCGTCACTTCGACCCTGATCGGCGCGAGCAGCAGCGCGCAAATCCGCGAAAACGTAGCCGCGCTGCAGCAACTGTCGTTCACGGCCGACGAACTGGCCGCCATCGACGTGCAAGCGCGCGAAGGCCATATCAATCTGTGGGAAGGTCCGTCGCGAGCCACCTGA
- a CDS encoding efflux transporter outer membrane subunit — protein MSLHRRLLAASLILALSACADMGHIAPQSAMLDANKLQANQAMDAAASAAIAWPRTQWWQDLHDPQLNRLMEQALADSPTLRGAQARVRQAEALAGAAEDKTRPQADAAVSINRELYSQHGSTPAPLAGNYAWRNQATVTASYDLDLWGRNRAALSAALGDVQMASAESQMARLALETALVRTYIQLSYEFQLQDVIERSLAQRARILDITRQRKAAGIGTDIDVAQIETTLPAGRRQLEQSAESLALLRNQLAALAGKGPAAGAALTRPVLRLDQPLAIPAALPADLIGRRPDIAAQRWRVEAAAQRIDAAKAEFYPNVNLVAFAGFQAFGFSHFLDANSQVRGASPALSLPIFAGARLRAQLGSQTAVYDGAVEQYNATVINAMSDVANAVTKAQSLAKQHELTVQALATARRARDLAEKAYKAGMSDAIAMLNTQVALLAEEQQQAQNGARELDLYVSLMNALGGGI, from the coding sequence ATGTCCCTGCACCGCCGTTTGCTTGCCGCCAGCCTGATCCTTGCCTTGAGCGCGTGCGCCGACATGGGCCATATCGCGCCGCAATCGGCCATGCTCGACGCCAACAAGCTGCAGGCGAACCAGGCCATGGATGCCGCCGCCAGCGCAGCGATCGCCTGGCCGCGCACGCAATGGTGGCAAGACTTGCACGACCCCCAATTGAACCGTTTGATGGAGCAGGCCCTGGCCGACAGCCCCACCCTGCGCGGCGCCCAGGCGCGCGTGCGCCAGGCCGAGGCGCTGGCCGGTGCCGCCGAGGACAAGACCCGTCCGCAGGCCGACGCGGCCGTCTCCATCAACCGCGAACTGTATTCGCAGCACGGCAGCACGCCGGCGCCGCTGGCCGGCAATTACGCGTGGCGCAACCAGGCCACCGTCACGGCTTCGTACGACCTGGACCTGTGGGGCCGCAACCGTGCCGCCCTGTCCGCCGCCTTGGGCGACGTGCAGATGGCGTCGGCCGAATCGCAGATGGCCCGCCTGGCACTGGAAACGGCGCTGGTGCGCACCTACATCCAGCTGTCGTACGAATTCCAGCTGCAGGACGTGATCGAACGCAGCCTGGCGCAACGCGCCCGCATCCTCGACATCACGCGCCAGCGCAAGGCGGCCGGTATCGGTACCGACATCGACGTGGCGCAGATCGAAACCACCTTGCCGGCCGGACGCCGCCAGTTGGAACAGTCTGCCGAATCGCTGGCCCTGCTGCGCAACCAGCTGGCGGCCCTGGCGGGCAAGGGCCCGGCAGCCGGTGCGGCGCTCACGCGTCCCGTGCTGCGCCTGGACCAGCCGCTGGCCATTCCCGCCGCCCTGCCCGCCGACCTGATCGGCCGCCGGCCCGACATCGCCGCCCAGCGCTGGCGGGTCGAAGCGGCGGCGCAGCGCATCGACGCGGCCAAGGCCGAGTTCTACCCGAACGTGAACCTGGTGGCGTTTGCCGGCTTCCAGGCCTTCGGCTTCAGCCATTTTCTTGACGCCAATTCGCAGGTGCGCGGCGCCTCGCCCGCGCTGAGCCTGCCCATCTTTGCCGGCGCCCGTCTGCGCGCCCAGCTGGGCAGCCAGACAGCCGTGTACGACGGCGCCGTCGAGCAGTACAACGCCACCGTCATCAACGCCATGTCGGACGTGGCCAACGCCGTCACCAAGGCGCAGTCGCTGGCCAAGCAACACGAGCTGACCGTGCAGGCGCTGGCCACGGCGCGGCGCGCGCGCGACTTGGCGGAAAAGGCGTACAAGGCGGGCATGAGCGACGCCATCGCCATGCTCAACACGCAAGTGGCGCTGCTGGCGGAAGAACAGCAGCAGGCGCAAAATGGGGCGCGCGAGCTCGATCTGTACGTTTCCTTGATGAATGCACTGGGAGGCGGCATATAA